One region of Microbacterium rhizosphaerae genomic DNA includes:
- a CDS encoding ABC transporter substrate-binding protein, whose protein sequence is MKKGIIAGLALLGVVALAATGCSGAADASNKGGSGSNGKVITVGFAQTGSESGWRSANTESMKDAFSAKNGFKLIFNAADNKPENQIAAVRSFINQGVDAIVIAPVVTTGWDDVLKEAKDADIPVILEDRTIDGSSDLYKAWIGDDFKKEGETAGAWAKTNLGDKATNMVVLEGTTGSAPAIDRSTGFSSAISGTQIKTLDSQTGNFTRADGKTVMEGFLQKYGKDINLLFAQNDDMGLGALDAIKAAGLTPGKDIQIVTIDGTHDGLQALADGQFNYVVECNPLLGPTVAKTVKDVLAGKAVEKKQTATDQAFDQEQAKQALPTRKY, encoded by the coding sequence GTGAAGAAGGGCATCATCGCGGGGCTCGCGCTGCTGGGCGTCGTGGCGCTCGCGGCGACGGGGTGCTCCGGCGCAGCCGACGCCAGCAACAAGGGCGGCAGCGGCTCCAACGGCAAGGTCATCACGGTGGGCTTCGCCCAGACCGGATCCGAGAGCGGCTGGCGCAGCGCCAACACGGAGTCCATGAAGGACGCCTTCTCGGCCAAGAACGGCTTCAAGCTGATCTTCAACGCCGCCGACAACAAGCCGGAGAACCAGATCGCGGCCGTCCGCAGCTTCATCAACCAGGGCGTCGACGCCATCGTCATCGCTCCGGTGGTCACCACCGGCTGGGACGACGTGCTGAAAGAGGCCAAGGACGCGGACATCCCCGTCATCCTCGAAGACCGCACGATCGACGGCAGCAGCGACCTCTACAAGGCGTGGATCGGCGACGACTTCAAGAAGGAGGGCGAGACCGCCGGAGCCTGGGCCAAGACGAACCTCGGTGACAAGGCGACCAACATGGTCGTGCTCGAGGGCACGACGGGCTCGGCTCCCGCCATCGACCGCTCGACCGGCTTCAGCTCCGCCATCTCGGGCACCCAGATCAAGACGCTCGACTCCCAGACGGGCAACTTCACACGCGCCGACGGCAAGACCGTCATGGAGGGCTTCCTGCAGAAGTACGGCAAGGACATCAACCTCCTGTTCGCGCAGAACGACGACATGGGCCTGGGCGCGCTCGATGCCATCAAGGCGGCCGGCCTGACCCCCGGCAAGGACATCCAGATCGTCACGATCGACGGCACGCACGACGGCCTGCAGGCCCTCGCGGACGGCCAGTTCAACTACGTCGTCGAGTGCAACCCGCTGCTCGGCCCGACCGTGGCGAAGACCGTCAAGGACGTCCTGGCAGGCAAGGCGGTCGAGAAGAAGCAGACCGCGACCGACCAGGCCTTCGACCAGGAGCAGGCCAAGCAGGCCCTGCCCACCCGCAAGTACTGA
- a CDS encoding ribonuclease H family protein encodes MTSSDTSARKSGDGYPTVPESGDGYSTVRESGDKYTVATDGACKGNPGPTGWAWVGEDGHWAAGSLISGTNNIGELLALLYALRDHADVRDLVIQADSRYAIDTYTKWMSGHARRGWKTASGSPVKNRQILEQLMEARDARKDAGLPEAVLEHVRGHAGHVLNEWADERAVRAAAHAEKGTESIWSSLGAQERIDVSTAPKKSR; translated from the coding sequence ATGACCAGCAGCGACACCAGCGCGCGAAAGAGCGGCGACGGGTACCCCACCGTCCCCGAGAGCGGCGACGGGTACAGCACCGTGCGCGAAAGCGGCGACAAGTACACCGTCGCCACAGACGGCGCCTGCAAGGGCAACCCCGGGCCGACCGGCTGGGCCTGGGTCGGCGAGGACGGACACTGGGCCGCGGGGTCTCTCATCTCGGGGACCAACAACATCGGCGAGCTGCTCGCCCTGCTTTACGCGCTGCGCGACCACGCCGACGTGCGCGACCTCGTGATCCAGGCGGATTCCCGGTACGCGATCGACACCTACACGAAGTGGATGTCAGGGCATGCCCGCCGCGGGTGGAAGACGGCATCCGGGTCTCCGGTCAAGAACCGCCAGATCCTCGAGCAGCTGATGGAGGCCCGCGACGCTCGGAAGGATGCGGGACTCCCTGAGGCCGTCCTGGAGCACGTGCGCGGCCACGCCGGGCACGTGCTCAACGAGTGGGCGGACGAACGCGCGGTGCGTGCCGCGGCCCATGCCGAGAAGGGAACCGAGAGCATCTGGTCGTCGCTCGGCGCGCAGGAGCGCATCGACGTGTCGACTGCTCCCAAGAAGTCGCGCTGA